The following proteins come from a genomic window of Microbacterium sp. SY138:
- a CDS encoding sugar ABC transporter ATP-binding protein gives MTIPSGAPGAPPALELRDIRKSFGAVVALRSGTLSVDGGSIHALVGENGAGKSTLVKIVAGLYQRDEGIFRFHGEDVDFTSTAQSKSAGVAVIYQEPTLFPDLSVTENIFMGRQPTGRFGRIDRKAMRHEVERLFTRLGVTIDPDRPAEGLSIADQQVIEIAKAVSLDASLLVMDEPTAALSGVEVERLFTIARSLRDEGRALIFISHRFDEVFALCDTVTVMRDGAYIATSAIADTSVEEIVHQMVGREVTELFPKQETTVGAPLLEVENLTSPGVFHDISFTVRAGEIVGLAGLVGAGRSEVARAVFGVDPYREGTVMMQGARIPRNRPTDAMRAGLALVPEDRRKQGLVIESGVGGNITLSIRRQLAKLGFLTTGIENRSAREWATRLEVKTHALDTVAATLSGGNQQKVVLAKWLATQPKVLIIDEPTRGIDVGTKSEVHRLLSELAGQGMGILMISSELPEVLGMADRVLVMREGRITAEIARSEATSENVMYAATHASELSS, from the coding sequence ATGACGATTCCCTCTGGGGCTCCCGGTGCTCCACCGGCGCTCGAGCTCCGCGACATCCGAAAGTCGTTCGGTGCGGTGGTCGCGCTCCGTTCCGGGACGCTGTCGGTCGACGGCGGTTCCATCCACGCCCTGGTCGGCGAGAACGGTGCAGGCAAGTCCACCCTCGTGAAGATCGTCGCCGGCCTGTACCAGCGCGACGAAGGGATCTTCCGGTTCCACGGCGAAGACGTGGACTTCACCTCGACCGCGCAGTCCAAGAGCGCGGGCGTCGCCGTGATCTACCAGGAGCCGACGCTCTTCCCCGACCTCTCGGTCACCGAGAACATCTTCATGGGCCGCCAGCCCACGGGGCGCTTCGGACGGATCGATCGCAAGGCCATGCGGCACGAGGTCGAGCGCCTGTTCACCCGGCTCGGCGTGACCATCGACCCCGACCGTCCGGCGGAGGGCCTCTCGATCGCCGATCAGCAGGTCATCGAGATCGCGAAGGCCGTCTCGCTCGACGCGAGCCTTCTCGTCATGGACGAGCCCACCGCCGCGCTGTCCGGCGTCGAGGTCGAGCGCCTGTTCACGATCGCCCGCAGCCTCCGCGACGAGGGCCGCGCGCTCATCTTCATCTCGCACCGCTTCGACGAGGTCTTCGCCCTCTGCGACACCGTCACCGTCATGCGCGACGGCGCCTACATCGCCACCAGTGCGATCGCCGACACCTCGGTCGAGGAGATCGTGCACCAGATGGTCGGTCGAGAGGTGACCGAACTGTTCCCCAAGCAGGAGACCACGGTCGGCGCTCCGCTGCTCGAGGTGGAGAACCTCACCAGCCCCGGTGTCTTCCACGACATCTCGTTCACCGTGCGCGCGGGCGAGATCGTGGGCCTTGCCGGTCTCGTCGGAGCCGGCCGCAGCGAAGTCGCGCGTGCCGTGTTCGGGGTCGACCCCTATCGCGAGGGCACCGTCATGATGCAGGGCGCGCGCATCCCGCGCAACCGCCCCACCGATGCCATGCGGGCCGGTCTCGCGCTCGTTCCCGAAGACCGCCGCAAGCAGGGGCTCGTGATCGAATCGGGTGTCGGCGGCAACATCACCCTCTCGATCCGCCGCCAGCTCGCGAAGCTGGGCTTCCTCACCACCGGGATCGAGAACCGCTCCGCCCGGGAATGGGCCACCAGGCTCGAGGTCAAGACGCACGCCCTCGACACTGTCGCCGCCACGCTCTCCGGCGGCAACCAGCAGAAGGTCGTCCTCGCCAAGTGGCTCGCGACGCAGCCGAAGGTCCTCATCATCGACGAGCCGACCCGAGGAATCGACGTCGGCACGAAGTCCGAGGTGCACCGGCTGCTCTCCGAGCTCGCGGGGCAGGGCATGGGAATCCTCATGATCTCGTCCGAGTTGCCCGAGGTGCTCGGCATGGCCGACCGCGTCCTCGTCATGCGCGAAGGCCGGATCACCGCCGAGATCGCCCGCTCGGAGGCCACTTCCGAGAAC
- a CDS encoding LacI family DNA-binding transcriptional regulator, with product MVVSVRDVALAASVSVGTVSNVLNHPDKVSPATVERVTAAIEKLGFVRNDAARQLRAGQSRSIGLVVLDVRNPFFTDIARGAEERAAEARMTVTLGNSDEKVERERAYIDLFEEQRIAGLLISPLADDLPRLRRLRDRGTTVVLVDREVADESFSSVSVDDVGGGYLAVQHLAAQGRRRIAFVGGPMGIRQVVDRLEGASKAANEAEVSLEVILTDSLSVLAGRAAGETLSARAPEDRPDAIFAANDLLAMGVLQALMMRGSIRVPDEIALIGYDDIDFAAAAVVPLSSIRQPAELIGYTAVDLMLREAGGRSERERVVFQPELVVRDSTARPV from the coding sequence GTGGTCGTCAGTGTTCGAGATGTCGCTCTCGCCGCATCCGTGTCTGTCGGGACCGTCTCGAACGTCCTGAACCATCCGGACAAGGTCTCTCCCGCCACGGTGGAACGTGTCACGGCCGCCATCGAGAAGCTCGGGTTCGTGCGCAACGATGCGGCCCGGCAGCTCCGGGCCGGCCAGAGCCGCTCGATCGGCCTCGTGGTGCTCGATGTGCGCAACCCGTTCTTCACCGACATCGCCCGCGGCGCGGAGGAACGCGCCGCCGAGGCCCGGATGACGGTGACCCTCGGCAACAGCGACGAGAAGGTCGAACGCGAACGCGCCTACATCGACCTGTTCGAGGAGCAGCGCATCGCCGGGCTGCTCATCTCCCCCCTCGCCGACGACCTCCCGCGTCTCCGCCGTCTCCGCGACCGCGGGACGACCGTGGTGCTCGTCGACCGTGAGGTCGCCGATGAGAGCTTCTCGTCGGTCTCGGTCGACGACGTGGGCGGCGGCTACCTCGCCGTGCAGCACCTCGCTGCCCAGGGGCGGCGCCGCATCGCTTTCGTCGGCGGGCCGATGGGCATCCGCCAGGTGGTCGACCGTCTCGAGGGTGCCAGCAAGGCGGCGAACGAGGCGGAGGTCTCCCTCGAGGTCATCCTGACCGACTCGCTGAGCGTGCTCGCCGGCCGCGCCGCCGGAGAGACCCTCAGCGCGCGGGCCCCGGAGGACCGGCCCGACGCCATCTTCGCCGCGAACGACCTGCTCGCCATGGGGGTCCTGCAGGCGCTCATGATGCGGGGCAGCATCCGGGTGCCGGACGAGATCGCGCTCATCGGCTACGACGACATCGACTTCGCCGCCGCGGCCGTCGTCCCGCTCTCGTCGATCCGTCAGCCCGCGGAACTCATCGGATACACGGCCGTCGATCTGATGCTGCGAGAGGCCGGCGGGCGGTCCGAGCGCGAGCGGGTGGTGTTCCAGCCGGAGCTCGTCGTGCGGGATTCGACGGCCCGCCCGGTCTGA